GATGATTTGAAAGTGTACGAAGAATGGTGGCAAAACAATCTGTAAGATATTTGGAATAATTTTTTCTTGCATGTAAAAAAGGTCTTGAAGAAGCACGAACTAAAATAAATTCCGCGCCATGAAAAAAATACTACAGGTTGCCAACGGCTTTTCGCTCATTTTCACTATTATTTTTAATTATCTCAGCAACACAGGGATTTTCAACGGTAAAACCATCGGAAATGTTTCCGATCAGTACCATACTTTAATTACTCCTGCAGGTTATGCATTTTCCATTTGGGGTTTAATTTATCTGCTTTTGTTGGGCTTCGTTTTTTACACAGGGAGAAGTTTATTTAATACTGCCAAAAATGAAGCAGATGATTTTGTAAAAAACATCGGTTGGTGGTTTGTAATATCCTGCATTGCTAACTGCGCGTGGATCGTCGCCTGGTTGTACGGCTTCAGCGGAATTTCGGTTTTGATTTTAGGGGTTGCGATGGTTTCCCTCACCAAAATTTTACTTGAAGCTTTAAAATATAACAACAGTACCGCGGAAAAAGGGTTCATTAATATTCCTTTTCAAATATACGCTGGATGGATGAGTGTAGCCTTAATTGTTGCAACTGCTTCCTGGCTTCATAAAATCGGTTGGAACGGCTGGGGAATTTCTGAAAGCACATGGACGATTATTATGATCGCAGTCGCATCTGTTATCCACCTTATGATGACATGGCAGAAAAACGCACCGTTCTTCGCTTTTGTCGGCGCGTGGGCATTTATCGCCATCTCACAGTCAAATGAAGCGGGTTCAGCAGTCTCTATTTTTGCAATAATTGCAGCTACAGTTCTTTTTATCAGCAGCTGCACCAATCTCTATAAAAGAAGCGTGCTTTAGAGCAAAGACAGATTGTTTTTGTATTTTTGGGAAAATTGATCGATATGAAGTTTCCAATCACATTATTCATCTTATTATTCTCTTTATTTTCAAAAGCACAGGACTTATCAAAATTACAGCCTTTGGACGCTGAACTTACGGCGGTAAATTATCCTTTTCCCGTTCAGTTTAAAGAATTAAAAAATCAGGGACAGCAGTTGAAAATGGCTTTCATGGATGTGCAACCTGCAAAACCTAACGGAAAAACCATAGTCCTTCTTCATGGGAAAAATTTCAACGGATATTATTTTGAACAGACGGCAAAAGAACTTCAGAAAGAAGGCTTCCGCGTCCTTATGCCGGATCAGATCGGTTTCGGAAAATCCTCAAAACCGAAACAGTATCAGTTCAGTTTTCAGCAGTTGGCGGAAAACAGCAAATCAATGCTGAATGATTTAAAAATTGATAGATTTATCGTCCTTGGCCATTCAATGGGCGGAATGCTTGCCACGAAAATGGCTGTGATGTATCCTGAAAATGTGGAAAAACTGATTCTCGAAAATCCAATTGGACTAGAAGATTACCGGAATTTTTCGCCTTACCAGAATATCGACAAACAATATGCTGCAGAACTTAAAAACACTTACGATTCTTACAAAGATTATCAGCTCAAATTTTATTACGACGGAAAATGGAAGCCGGAATACGATAAATGGCTGAATCTTTTGGCAGGCTGGACGGTTTCTAAAGATTTTCCCATCACCGCCTGGAATGCGGCTTTAACTTCTGATATGATTTACACGCAGCCTGTGGTTGAAGATTTTCAGAAGATCACCGTTCCTACTCTTCTCATCATCGGAACTCGCGACCGAACCGCGATTGGAAAAGGAAATGCACCGAAAGAACTGCAGCCTTTAATGGGACTTTACCAAAATTTAGGAAAGGAAACCCAGAAAAGAATCAAAGGCTCGAAATTGGTCGAGCTTGAAAATGTAGGACACTCGCCGCATATCGAAGTTTTCGACCGGTTTATTACGCCTTTAATGGAGTTTATCAAATAACGCCGAAATGAGTTTTCGGGAAAAACCATTTTCATATTCTTAATTTTTTGTAATTTTAAGAAATGTCTCAGAAGGTTTATTACAACGGAATTTTTGGTGAAAATCACATCAAGCTGGTACGCGAAATCATCAACATCGTCTCACTTGATGAAATGTTCTCGCGGATTGGGTATTCCGTAAAAACCCACGCTCACCGCAATCTTTTTCAAATCTTCGTCCTCGAAAAAGGAAAAGTTGAGCTTTTGGCGAATAACGAACATTTTGCTGTTGATCAACCTTCCATTATCACGATTCCACAGTCGGTTTTTCATGGCCTTGAGTTTGAACCCGGTTCTAAAGGATATTTAATTTCACTTTCCGCAAACGCTGTCGAGCAGATGCTGAAGTTTGATGTGGAAGTGATTTACGAGCTCGATACGATCAGTATTACTAAAATCAGCCAGAAAAACCAATTGGTTGAAGACGTTTACAATACCATTCACAAATGCGTTTTTGAGTATAATAATGCACTTCCGGGAAAAGATTTGGCGCTTCAATATCTTGTGGGAATGCTTTTGTTGCGGCTATACAGAATCAATCATTCCAACCAGACGGTTATCCATACGCTTAACCAAAATGAAAGAACCGTTTTCCGGAATTTCAAGAAACTGGTTCAGGAAAACAATTCCATTAAAAAAAGAGTTGAAGATTACTCGTCGGAACTTGGAATTACGGTCGCAGCTTTAAGCCAGATCTGCAAGGCCATTTCGGGGAAATCTCCCAAAGAGGTTATTCTGGATTTCCTTATCCTTAATATTAAATCAACCTTAAAGAATCCCGAATTCAGCATTTCTGAAGTTTCTTATCAGTTCGACATTGATGATCCGAGTTATTTTGCAAGACTCTTCAAACAGAAAACCGGACAGACCCCAAAACAGTACAGGTCCAATCTCAACTGATGCTGTAAAAGCAATATTTAAGCAGGATTATCTGCTTATTTACAAAAACTCCTATTAATCCTTCAAAAAATCCTACTTCATCCGTTCGGGGTGTGGTAATTTCGGTTTATAGATTTATAAGATAAGTTTAACTGAATATTACCATCATATCAATGGGACAGAATCCTAGAATAATAAGTGTAGAAGCCTCAATTATAGATTTACCGACCATCCGTCCGCACAAACTTTCAATGGCGACGATGATGAAGCAGACGATGGTGATTATTAAAATCACTTCCACAGACGGTATTATAGGTTGGGGAGAATCTACAACGATCGGCGGAATGACCTATGGACCGGAATCTCCGGAATCCATGAAGCTGGCTGTTGATCAGTATATTTCGCCTCTATTGACCGGAAAAGATGCGACCAACATTAATGTCCTGATGCATGAAATCAACCGGAATGTCAAAGGAAACACCTTCACTAAAGCCGGTATTGAAACCGCTTTACTCGATGCACAGGGAAAACGTCTTGGCGTTTCTATCGCTGAACTTTTCGGCGGTTCTATTAACGATAAACTGCCTGTTTTGTGGACTTTAGCCAGCGGAAATACCGAAAAGGACATTGAAGAAGCTAAACACCTGATTGAAATTAACCGTCACAACACTTTTAAATTAAAGATCGGAAGCAACGAACCCAAAAAAGACGTAGCGCATGTTGTTGCCATAAAAAAAACCCTGGGCGAAAACATCAGAATTACCGTGGACATCAACCAGGCATGGAGTGAATTTAATGCAAAAATATGGATTAAAATCCTGCAGGACAACGGCATCGATTTAATTGAACAGCCTATCATTAAAACAAATTTCGACGGACTGGCGCGGCTTACAGAATATTTCCACGTCCCGGTTATGGCAGATGAAGCCGTGGCGACAATCGAAGATGCAATTAAACTCTGCAAAATCCGTGGCGGAAGTGTTTTCGCGATCAAAATTATGAAGACAGGCGGACTTTATAACGCTGCAAAAATCGCCGGTATGGCAGAAGCTTCCGACATCGGTCTTTACGGCGGAACTATGCTTGAAGGAACAATTGGTTCCGTAGCATCGGCGCATATTTTCAGCACGTTTACCAATTTAAGCTGGGGAACCGAACTTTTTGGACCAATGCTTTTGACCGACGATATCGTCACCAATCCGATGGTATTTAAAGACTGCAAACTCGAACTCCCGAAAGGTCCCGGATTAGGAATCGAAGTGGACGAAGACAAAATAAATCATTACAAAAGAAAATAAATCATGGTATACGTAGTAGAAATGGATGTTCACATCCCCGAAACCTGGGACGAAGACAAAAAAAAATCTTTCATGCAAAGAGAACAGGAAACTTCCCAAAAGTGGCAGAATTCCGGGAAATGGAAATATCTCTGGCGCGTTGCGGGCAGATATTCCAACATCAGTGTTCTGGAAGTAGAAAGTCCGGATGAACTTCATGAAATCCTGAGTTCCCTCCCACTTTTCCCTTACATGACCATCAAAGTAACCAGTGTCTGCAAACACCCGAACGCTTTGCGCGAAACACTTCTCTAAAAATTTAACAACAATATCAATTCAAAAAAATTTAAAAATCATGATGACAAGAGAACAGATAGATGCCGTATTGGCGGTAATCACCAGTCAGGAAAAAGCCGGACAGGGCAATGAGAGAGTAAAGGAAATTACAAACCGTCTTCTGAAAGACCTTTTTTATGCAATGGTCGACCTTAATATTACTTCGGAGGAAATGTGGCACGCAGCAGATTATCTGAAAACGGTTGGGCAGAACAACGAATGGGGATTGCTTTTCGCAGGTTTAGGAATTGAAAAATTCATGGATGACATGATGGATCATGAAGACCAGGAGGCAGGATTAAATAATGTAACACCGAGAACCATCGAAGGACCGCTTTATGTTGCGGGTTCTCCGGAAACTGAATCTTATGCGGAACTGGAAAACAATCCTGAAGAAAACCGCAATCTGGAAAGATTCTATATGGAAGGAACCGTAAAAGATGTTGACGGAAATCCTGTAGAAGGCGCTTTGCTGGAAGTTTGGCACTGCAACGAACATGGAATGTATTCTTATTTCGATACAAGTCAGTCTGAATACAATTTAAGAAGAGCCATCAGAATTGGAGCTGATGGAAAATATAAGTTCAAAACCGTTGTTCCACCGGGATATTCATGTCCGCCCGGAAGCGCAACCGATAAAATGATGACGCTTTTGGGAAGACACGGAAGCCGACCTGCGCATATCCACTTCTTCGTTACAGCGCCGGGTTACAGAAAACTGACTACCCAGATCAATATCGAAGGAGATCCTTTAATTTTTGAAGATTTTGCTTTTGCAACGAAAGCAGATTTGGTACCTAAAATTACCAGACATTCCGCGGAAGAAGCTGTCGCTAATGGTTACGGAGACGAAGCTTACGCACATTCATTTTTCAATTTCACTATTGTGAAAGAAGAAGCAATTCATGATAACGGCGAAAATCACAGAACGAGAGCACTCGCATCATAACAGTTTGAAATCAATCTAATCTTCAGACAGACTCTTCATTTCCGGATGTAGAGTTTGTTTGGTTTTTTCAATTTTGAAAGACAAAAAATTTAATTAAATGCCTTCAGCAAAAGTAAATAACACAGAAATCAACTATCTTTTTGAAAATCACGGCAAAGAGAACACGCTCGTATTTTCAAATTCATTGGGAACCAACTTTTCGATGTGGGAAAAACAGTGGGAAGAGATTTCAAAACATTTCAACATTCTGTTCTACGATACCCGCGGACACGGAAAAAGCGAAGTAACGGAGGGCGATTACAGTGCTGAACTTCTAGGAAACGATATTTTACAACTCACTGAATTTTTAGGAATTAAGGAATTTTATTTCTGTGGAATTTCAATGGGTGGATTAATTGGTCAGTGGCTGGCATTAAGTGCTGATGGAAGACTTAAAAAATTGATTATCTCCAATACAGCAGCCAAAATCGGTACCGCTGAGGGCTGGAACAGCCGGATCAAAAGCGTATCCGAAAACGGACTTTCTTCCATTCTTGAAGCAACTGCCGAAAGATGGTTTACGGAAAGTTTCAATAAAAATCATAAAAATGAAGTGGATGGAATTCTGAAAAATTTCGCTGCAACGCCTTTGCAGGGATATATTTCCAACTGTGCGATGGTCCGCGATGCCGATTTCAGAAATGAACTCGACAAAATCAATATTCCTACCCTCGTCATTTCAGGAAAATACGATGAAGTAACAACAGTTGAAGACGGCAATTTTCTACAGAAAAATATCAGAAATTCAGAACATATTTATTTGGAAACCTGCCATCTTTCCAACTTCGAAAAACCAACTGAATTCAACGACGCGGTTGTTCGGTTTTTAAATCAATAAAGAAATATGCAGTTTGCATTAAATATAAAAAAAGTAAAATGAAACACGTTCCACAAATTACACCACAGGAAGCCGCAGCGTTGGTAAAAGATGACGACACCCTTTTACAGGGCGGTTTCGGGATGACCGGAAATCCGGTTCACCTGATGCACGCTTTGGCGGAAACAGAAACGAAAAACCTCACTTTCATCGGAAATAATGTTGGCGAACCTGGCTTAGGCGGTGGCCGGCTTTTAAGAAACGGA
The window above is part of the Kaistella faecalis genome. Proteins encoded here:
- a CDS encoding muconate/chloromuconate family cycloisomerase; amino-acid sequence: MGQNPRIISVEASIIDLPTIRPHKLSMATMMKQTMVIIKITSTDGIIGWGESTTIGGMTYGPESPESMKLAVDQYISPLLTGKDATNINVLMHEINRNVKGNTFTKAGIETALLDAQGKRLGVSIAELFGGSINDKLPVLWTLASGNTEKDIEEAKHLIEINRHNTFKLKIGSNEPKKDVAHVVAIKKTLGENIRITVDINQAWSEFNAKIWIKILQDNGIDLIEQPIIKTNFDGLARLTEYFHVPVMADEAVATIEDAIKLCKIRGGSVFAIKIMKTGGLYNAAKIAGMAEASDIGLYGGTMLEGTIGSVASAHIFSTFTNLSWGTELFGPMLLTDDIVTNPMVFKDCKLELPKGPGLGIEVDEDKINHYKRK
- a CDS encoding tryptophan-rich sensory protein, whose product is MKKILQVANGFSLIFTIIFNYLSNTGIFNGKTIGNVSDQYHTLITPAGYAFSIWGLIYLLLLGFVFYTGRSLFNTAKNEADDFVKNIGWWFVISCIANCAWIVAWLYGFSGISVLILGVAMVSLTKILLEALKYNNSTAEKGFINIPFQIYAGWMSVALIVATASWLHKIGWNGWGISESTWTIIMIAVASVIHLMMTWQKNAPFFAFVGAWAFIAISQSNEAGSAVSIFAIIAATVLFISSCTNLYKRSVL
- a CDS encoding dioxygenase, with amino-acid sequence MMTREQIDAVLAVITSQEKAGQGNERVKEITNRLLKDLFYAMVDLNITSEEMWHAADYLKTVGQNNEWGLLFAGLGIEKFMDDMMDHEDQEAGLNNVTPRTIEGPLYVAGSPETESYAELENNPEENRNLERFYMEGTVKDVDGNPVEGALLEVWHCNEHGMYSYFDTSQSEYNLRRAIRIGADGKYKFKTVVPPGYSCPPGSATDKMMTLLGRHGSRPAHIHFFVTAPGYRKLTTQINIEGDPLIFEDFAFATKADLVPKITRHSAEEAVANGYGDEAYAHSFFNFTIVKEEAIHDNGENHRTRALAS
- a CDS encoding alpha/beta fold hydrolase, whose protein sequence is MKFPITLFILLFSLFSKAQDLSKLQPLDAELTAVNYPFPVQFKELKNQGQQLKMAFMDVQPAKPNGKTIVLLHGKNFNGYYFEQTAKELQKEGFRVLMPDQIGFGKSSKPKQYQFSFQQLAENSKSMLNDLKIDRFIVLGHSMGGMLATKMAVMYPENVEKLILENPIGLEDYRNFSPYQNIDKQYAAELKNTYDSYKDYQLKFYYDGKWKPEYDKWLNLLAGWTVSKDFPITAWNAALTSDMIYTQPVVEDFQKITVPTLLIIGTRDRTAIGKGNAPKELQPLMGLYQNLGKETQKRIKGSKLVELENVGHSPHIEVFDRFITPLMEFIK
- a CDS encoding muconolactone Delta-isomerase family protein, coding for MVYVVEMDVHIPETWDEDKKKSFMQREQETSQKWQNSGKWKYLWRVAGRYSNISVLEVESPDELHEILSSLPLFPYMTIKVTSVCKHPNALRETLL
- the pcaD gene encoding 3-oxoadipate enol-lactonase, coding for MPSAKVNNTEINYLFENHGKENTLVFSNSLGTNFSMWEKQWEEISKHFNILFYDTRGHGKSEVTEGDYSAELLGNDILQLTEFLGIKEFYFCGISMGGLIGQWLALSADGRLKKLIISNTAAKIGTAEGWNSRIKSVSENGLSSILEATAERWFTESFNKNHKNEVDGILKNFAATPLQGYISNCAMVRDADFRNELDKINIPTLVISGKYDEVTTVEDGNFLQKNIRNSEHIYLETCHLSNFEKPTEFNDAVVRFLNQ
- a CDS encoding AraC family transcriptional regulator; protein product: MSQKVYYNGIFGENHIKLVREIINIVSLDEMFSRIGYSVKTHAHRNLFQIFVLEKGKVELLANNEHFAVDQPSIITIPQSVFHGLEFEPGSKGYLISLSANAVEQMLKFDVEVIYELDTISITKISQKNQLVEDVYNTIHKCVFEYNNALPGKDLALQYLVGMLLLRLYRINHSNQTVIHTLNQNERTVFRNFKKLVQENNSIKKRVEDYSSELGITVAALSQICKAISGKSPKEVILDFLILNIKSTLKNPEFSISEVSYQFDIDDPSYFARLFKQKTGQTPKQYRSNLN